Genomic segment of Triticum aestivum cultivar Chinese Spring chromosome 6A, IWGSC CS RefSeq v2.1, whole genome shotgun sequence:
GGGCATGTTGAGGAGGTACACGGCGAGCAGCGTGACGCCGATCACGATCATGGCCACGGCGAGCACCGTGCACAGGATCACCATCGCCCACCTGGAGCTCTCGTGATGTGATTTCCGATCCCTCCACCAGGTCCTCCAGCTGCAGGTGGCCGCCTCCACCACGGCTGGCGGCCTCTTGATGCCCTGCTGATCTCTTACTACCTTCGCCTGCTCGACGTCCTGAGAGGCTGGCGGCGGCACCTTGGCGGGGTCCTTCTCATGATCTCCGGCCTGCTTCCGGGACATGTCCGTGAACTGCGTCACGTAGAGCTTGTGGCCCATGACGGGGCCTGTCTCCGTGACGCGCTGGCGGCCATGCAACATCATCATCGACAGCAGGCAGGCGCGGAGAGCCTTCAACCCCATTCCCGAGCTGATCAACTCGATGAGCTTATCCAGCTGGGCCCTGAGGATGTCAATCATGGAGTTGGACTGCTCAAGTTGAAGGTTGTTCCTGGCTTCCACCAGCTTGGTATTGGCTCCTTGGAGGCCCACGCTGTCTGCCAGTGTAATCGCCTGCCGTAAGTCCTCTATGTAGATTTGACGGACTTGCTCAGTGAGCACGGCCTCCGAAATTGGAGACGAAGGGTCAGCTGATCCGGTGCGGCGTATAGTGACCCTAAATTCATGGGAGACGAAGGGTTTTCCGTTGATACTGCACATGTGTGAATGTATTAGTAGACAAACTAATGGAGACATGCATGTACACCCCttggtcccaaaataagtgactcaactttgcacTAGTTTTCAGTAATAGATAGTATATGTATTATATACCTATATGTGCAACTGGCGATGATGACCGTCACGTTCTTACTCCTGTGGACGGTAGGGAGGAGGACATCGATCATAATGTTGCGTAGTTCTGCAGCGAAGAGATCGCCAAAGCTGACGGTTACCGAGCCGGTGTTGGTGTCCTTGGTCTGCTGGTAGAGACCGGCGTTCACCTTCTCTATCGTGGAGTCGCCTGGCTTTGGGGACACGGTGAGCTTCAGGTCCTGGACGACAATGCTGAGAAGGCCACCCAGGATCTGCGAGAACGGCTCGCTCATACTCTCCCCGTCCTCGACGAAGTTGAACGTTCCTCCTTTGCTCTTCATTGCGATCTCCCCCAGCACCTTCCATCAAATATACGTGCGGACTAAATTCTATTATATTATGCTAAAGTGTGTATATGACACGTTCACCGGAAAAATAAGATAGTCTAGAAGATCTCACCAAAAGTAAAACATTTGACCATCAAATCTCAGTATTTCTTGTTGATTCTATATATGAGTACCCACATCTCCGTAATTATCATTGGAACCACTTTTGTATGAACATACTGGTTTGTATATATGTGGTTGAGTTTAGTTTATTGAAACTTTGACTACTGATATCTTCTTTATATTTAGATGGGATACGCACAAATAATATTTGTAGATTTTTCTCACATGACAACTTAGCAATAATATTAACTAagcaaatgaaaaatgaaaaaaaattgtgtttAAAGTGGCCTTTTAAGGCTATATATATTGATGTCTAAATCCACAAGTTCTAGGTTTAAAGTGGCCTTTTAAGGCTATATATATATTGATGTCTAAATCCACAAGTTCTAGATAACTATGAGTCCCAGCACGGCTCATTATGCTGATCTCAGCCATCGACTTGTCGGGTTTCATAAACAGGTTTGACGCGCTTCAATTTTATTCGTAGGATTCAAACTGGTCTTATTGTGATTTAAACTTTCAATTTTGTGTAAGAATATATCCAATAGCCAGAGGAAACCGAAGGAGTAATATATATTAATGCGATTCTAAAAAAATGAGCCTTTTTTtattcataggatttttttttcagGATTGCACAAAAGTTTGTCTGTAGTGTAAAGAAATCCTGAGGAAAAAACCCTATAGAATTCAATCATACAAATAAAAAAACTTACATATGATTTTCTTTTTATAGATTCCAATACtctcaaatttctatgaaaatccCCGCAAAAGGAAATTATAtggaaatcctttgaatcaaagaggcccttagagaCGACGTGTCCCGTGCAATGCGCGGGACACACTGCTTGTTAattctatacctactattaaaaggAGGTGATATTCCTGGTTTCGTCCCACTCCGTTTGGTCCCACTTCAATTAATTTCACATACGCTATTTTGTTTAGTTAGTTGCCACCCGTTCTGGCCCAACGGAGGAAGCCCACTTGTCGGTGCACTATGGCCCAGCTCCGAAGAGCTGGCAAAAAATAAAATTGCCCATGGAAGGGTTCGATCTCATAACCTGCCAACCGGCCACGCACCCATCTAGCGATATGAGAGGATTTCTGTTCTCCTGTTGCAaagcacgggcctttttgctaggaATTACTAacaaatcaatcaatcaatcaattgaGGGAGGGAGGATCAAGTATGTCCATGTACCTTGTGGTTGGAGTCTGCACCAAAACCAAACGTGTAGACCGCCACATCGCTGACATCAACGGTCCTAGCATCGCCTTTGTTCTGGTCCCCATCGGACAACACAAAGATGCTGGCAACGCGGCCGCGGGCGATACGGCGGCCGTCGAGGATTTGGTGGCCAGTCTTGAGGCCGGCTTCCATGTTGGTCATGTTGATGACTCCCAGGCCGTCGACGAGATCCTCTAGGTGTGCCTTTGAAGCCTGGGTCATGGATCGAAGATGGCACAGCATCTGAGCGTCGTCGGAGAAGGTGACGATGGAGAGACGGTCGTTGGGGCTGAGCTTCCTGATGACGAACTGCATGGCGGTCTTCATCCTGCCGAGCCTGTTCGCACCCGTCATGCTGTAGCTGATGTCGAGGACAGCCACGAGGTCCAACCCGGAGCGTTCGCTGGTGGAAGATGCGCCGATGAGCTCCAGCAGCACCTGCTGCTTGTGCTCCTGCAGTGGCGCCCTGTTCGTTGCTGTGTGAGGCACCAGCCATACGTTTTGGGCCGTGTCCCGCTGAAGGGTCCCTGCGTCAGTCAGGAAGACGATCGATTGGCAGATTTTGTCAGTGAATGAAATGATGCTTTTATTTATGCTTCCCATAAAAAACTGAATGGAATAAAATCACCTGGTGTATAATATGCATAAGGGACGTTCTGGTCTTCATCGTCAAAATGGAAGGACATCCCGGGCGAGAGATAGCCCCTACTTGCTAGCCAGCTGATGTGTAGTAGCTAATTTAATAATGCCAATTTGATATCGTGTTAATATATATAGGAGAGGATGGAGTGGCATCAAGGGAACGGAGGTTTCGGAGGGAAGTAAGGGAGAGGATGCCAATGTAGGAGCAGGAGTTTGGTATCTTCTTTGCTCTCCATCACAACTTCCTTTTCGGACTTTGCGAACCAACCCGTGGTTGAATGATTAGAGGGATTGTAGTATCCCCGtctcaccagggttcaaatcctgatgctcgcatttatttttgaatttatttcagaattttcgacgatgcacattcagtgggtggagacgttcccatcgacgacgaggtgcATACGGTGATTTTGTAAATTCCAAGATGATATGCTGGcttagtctttcggaggtgctcatacgggtagggtgtgcgtgtgttcataggggtgaatGTATGCGTGCgtgtatgagcgcttgtgtctgtactgatgttcaaaaaaaaggaaaggatgagtaTTATCAAAGCATGTGCTGGTTGTGTCGGAGAATTCTCATCGGATTTTCAGTGCACTGACGAAATAATTAATTGTACATACTGAAACGATACCCCATAACTATGTACAGTACGTCCCTAAAAAACTATGTATAGTACCTTTTGCTCTGCTATTAGTAAAGACTAGTAGTAGGTCCATGCGCtgctacgggctacaatgcatataCAAATGAATTTAAACAAATAACTAAGATCATTTTCAAGGTCGAAGTTCATTTCTCCCTTGTATGTTTAGGCGTGTTTGGACATCAACCACTACTGCAGGAATGACAAGCAGCGGGGGACGCAAAATGGCTAGCAGTGGCGGGCAGGCTCCCAGGGCCGCCCACCACCGACCTCCCGCCACTCCTATAACCCCATCAGTGGCGGGTGCCCGCCCGCCACCGGTAGATAGTCTGCAGTGGTGGGCACAGAGACTTGCCCGCCGGTGCTTTACTTTGAAGTAGTGGCGGGCGTATTTCTGCGCCTGCCACTGGTTATTAGTCAAATAAATTAAAAAGTTTCACGACAGCGGCACCATTTATGCTGTCATGGTTGCGTTTTTCATACAACACATATCAGAATACATTAATAAGAATAAATGATGACAACATGTTGGTGCATACATAGCTCTAGTTGTTTTCAATCataactacaaatggcccaactaattATTTATAGCTAGGTAGAACAAGACTGACGATACAAACATCCATCAGTTCATTAATCctgataatgacaaaggattggactaggacctactcctctctttttgaataaattaaaaaaataagaATGCCCCTGCATCCCCAAGGTGGATCAGAGAGATCCACTGGTCTCCAATTTCTGGTTTGCACTCATTCAATATTTGCCGCCATTCAAGAATTTTGAGGCGTCCATCTCATGGGTTTGCAGTCGAGTAGGTGCCATTGAAATTGGTCTTTTGATGGCAAATAATTGTCATCTCACTTGTCGCATTCATCGCTGCAGGCACAACAACTCTTTGGAGCTTTTGTTGAAGAACAACATAATAACACAGTAAGCATTGTAGTTTATTTAAGATGGACTAGTGGCTTGCACAGCTTGTGGACTAGTGGTACGTATAGTGTAGTATTGGGACCAGCTTCGTAAGTGCCCTTAAACGACTCAACATCATTAAAAAGAACACAAGATAATTCTCCTCCTCCCAAGTAAGCTCGGGTCCGGCAGTGTAATAGGTCTCATCTACTATATTCCGTATTTGACGTTGAGATAGAAAATAACTTGTAGATTTCTATTAAAATGTTAAGTTATGAGTGAATAACAAATATGTTAAGACTTACGATAGATTACTTAACAAATGTGTTTAAGAAACTTACACGCAGGAAAAATAGGAATCATATCTATTTCCACCCAAATGTCTTGATCAAAATGAGGAAGGGTGTCTTGAGGGATGCCAATATCAAAGATTATAATCATACACTCCTCAAGTCCGTAAGCCTTGCATATTTTTTCCGGTTAGAGCAACCGAAATATGTGTGATCTGTGTGATTGTAGATCTTAGCTTCGAAAATGAAACCATGTTTCGTCTTCAGATAAAAAGTCCTTTGGGCAATGTCCTCTCTGTCTTCGACATGCAGCTTCTCTAGGACATAAGGCCTTGCATAACAGGGGATGCACTAGTCATATTTGAAAATAAACATAAATTACACGTTAAAACAAAAATCTTGAGACATGTTTAGTTAAGAAGGAAATATATGTAGTAAGGACGGCGAGGTCCATCTTTGCCGTGGCACCGGTAAGATAGCCATTCAATAGGACTGCCAATCTTGGCCGTAGTATTGAGCTTAGCTATAGCTCGTCTTTTTCCGCCAAATAAAATACTGGCCGGCTACTCGGCAGCCACGCCATGCCATTGTTTGCTTTATTAATTCTGTTTGCTAAAACAAAGTTTCCATGACTTCTACGGTGAATGTTTTCAGATTTGCAAGTATTGGGCATGTTCTCGAGGGGCACAAGTCACACATCTAGCTAGTTGACTAAACCATTAATGGCATGCACAAAAGCAATATACAGAGATGCGATTTCTTGTTGGTTTATCGAAGCAAGTTTATGCATATTCTTTGAAACAAGCAAATATATATCAATGGTGATATCCCTCCCTCTCCAACAAAGTGGATTTACATGTGACTACGGCTATGATAGGCCAGAAATTACCAAGAGACTCGCTGAATTCATTGGTGTAATCGAGTGCCCGTGCGAAAACAACAAGTTCACTGCCAATATTGCAGTATATCAATATCTACTAGCTAGCGACTTAGTAGATATTTCAAAGAAAACAAAGCTGCAACATGACCAGCCGTCAAATGAAATCTATCGAAATCGCAACACCGTAAGTGATCACAACCTTCGAATTATCTCTTTGTCTTTCTGCCTATCGACCTCACAAGTTTGGCTATTGAATGGATTATTAGAGGCAGGTGGTGGCGAGGTTGAGATTGTGCCGGTCGACCATCTCCACCTCCTCTGCAGAAACATAGTAGGAGCTGCATGACTAGCCCTCCTATATATGGTGCTGCTCGTCACCTGTGTGGATTCATTTGGCTGCACCCGTTTACATAGACGCCTGGCGAGGCAAGTTGAAAACCTCGTGGGTCAGCTCTTTCACCTTTTTTTATCGACATTTCCTAAAAACTAACAAAGGCTTAAAAATATGTATGATCTAAGAAAACTATCAATGGAAGACAAACAcctcgcaaataaaataaaataatagaaGAAACCATCACGTAGGCCATGCGTCTTATGGTGGGCATCCTAGCTTTATCAACACAGTGCAACACTTTTCTTGCTGCATAAAAGAACTTCCATTACATAAAACAGATTGATAAATCTAGTGACTTTTTTTtgacaaacaaaagaaagaaatgTGCGATCAATATTTGGGACCGGAGGTAGTATGTTCTCAAGGAGGAAGCATCACCCATCTAGCTGGTTGACTCAAGCATTCAGTGTATGCATGAAAACAATAGATGGAGAGGTAACCTGAAAAAGAAAAACTACAACAAGTGCTGCTTCTCCATCTATTGAAACTTACCAACAATCGTGAAATAAATTTATAATACAATACTATGTGTATCTATTATGTCATGTATTTTTACAACAAAATTCAATATTTTGCTCAAGAAACAAAAATTGTAAAATCTAGCGTTGATAGAGTCGATGGGCAGAATTGACATCCCAGTTTTATCTACATGTCACTCGTAGTCGTAGCTACATTTGTCTTATTTTGTTCTCTCCTTTGTGTGTGTCATTTCGATTCCAGATTCTTTTTTGAAACAACAGAGCCTCCTCgtcgatttctattaaagaaaccgcTAACAAAGTTTTCATATATGTGAGCTTAGTATGCTCGTGTCGAGTCTGTCCGTTCATGCATCATCGTGATCAAgtagtttgctttagttacaggtAAATTTATGGTTTTGCAGAATGATATATGTAGCATGCTCGGCCACTGCTGACTGCTGATCCTTTGCTTAGTGTGTAGGGGCCATACTCCGCCACTTACACACCACTCGGTGGAGCATTGCTCACTTGGCCGATGCAACTGGACCATCGGTTGCATTGATCATGGATGGTGCTCCAACGATACGGTATATGCGGCGGGAAGGCGGCCTGCTATTGCCGGAGACACGATGGCCATGCCGGACACCATAGGAGCGGTTGGAGCCGGCGCTTGGACGCATTGGTTCTTTGTCATCCCAAGATTTTTTGTCGCCACCGGCGACGGCCCGTGGGTGGATTTCGGCGGCGATTCgctggcgccggcggccggcgGGGGTGTTGGCTATCCATTCTGGCCGGCTCGGAGGTCATCAGTGGCGGCGGCAGGGGCCGGCAGCGGCGGGGGCGGGAGGCAGTGCAGCGCAGGAGGGAGAGGCTCAGTTTTCTTGGCCGCCCAAAGTTGGAGTAAATTTAGGAAATTTTTGAAGGAATAGGGAGTTGAAGTAGCAGTTTTACTCCGTTAAAtcttttaggggatcggctaggtctACCATAAGGGAGTAGACCGAAAATTTTACTCCCTTATGGCCTTTTAGGGGGTCGGTTAGAAATGCTCTTATGCAGTGTTCCACATATGTATAGGTATTAATTTTGGGTGCCTCGGTGGTGTTGGGACTGTTCATGGAAGCTGCTGTAACAAGAGACTCAGCTTGCTACGACCAGAGACGCCGTGTGCTCGTTGCGAACGATAGTATCAGTCGGTGCAGCAACCAGAGAAGCAGCTTGCTATGATGAAACACACAATGTGCTGCCGACGTGAGCAATGGTGCGATGATAACCGACGAGGAGGATGGCCAGGATCGGCACCAGGCGATGCAAGCGTCGTGGACGGCCTGGTATATTTTTCAGGGCATGGCCGGCCGGGGCACGAGGCTTCCAAGAACACGTGGCGAGACAGCGAGCGACCGGCCAAGATTGAGATCAGTCGCCCGATCCCAATCGCTATATAACCTTATTATTAAAAATACATGCACGGattctcaaaataaaaataaaaatacacaAACGCATGGAGGACAACATCTTGTTCATGAACAAGTGGCTAAGTAACCGTAATCTTCCCATAAAAAAAAGTAATCGTAATCTTGAAATAAATCTATCAACACCTGCTATCTATGCCTAAGTAATCGTGAGGACCTTGAAAGACATCAATCAATCTATCTAGTATCTAGTTGAGGCGGTGAAGGGATTAATATCTGAGGAGGCGGCAGAGGGTGGGTCGGTCCTGATCATGCCggtccaccacctccacctccaccggcGATCCTGGTTTTCCCAGTAATATAACAACCCGCTGCTGCTCCTGCCACGCTGCTCGTCCTCGTCCAGCCCTTTGTTCATGATCTTGATGTAGTTCTTGAAGTGGCACTtgtcctcctccatgcacctctgCAGCGCCGCGGTGGCCTTGATGGACCGTTGCACGTCGGCGACCTTCTTCCTGCTCTGGCAGCCGATCTGTGCCCAGCGGAACTGCTCGCCGCAGTTGCCTTTCTCCAGTGGCGGATCCAGGACCcaggccgagggggggggggggggggggggggggggggggctggaccCTGGGCCCTGGGCGTGAAGAAGCAAAACTGCATTGAGTACAGCATCATGAACACTGTAGTAGCACTGTAGCTAGCCTAGGGCCTGGGGCTTAGCCAAATCCTGTGTCCGCCCCTGCCTTTCTCCATGTCCATCTTCACCACCACCCGCTGCGTGTGCCGGTACGACAGCTGGTTGCTCATGTAGTTGCCCATCTCGATCGTTTAATTGGCCGGCTATGGAGTACCTAGCTAGGTTCCTTTACTGTCGATCGATGGCGTTGATGCGTAGCTCCTGGCCGGGGACGTCGACATAATATATATAGCAGACATCCATGACGTGTGAACCACGGACAAGAGTTGGAAATAGTCTTGGACAAGTTGATCGATCGATGTTAACTTGCCTGCATGTTGTTGTAGTTACGTACGTGAAGTTTAGTAAGAGACTTCTTTTGTTTGGTCAAGTTTGATTATAAACTTCATTGTATACGTCAACATACGTGTGGTATAGTAGTGTCCCCGATTAAATTAGCTTTTTCTTAGTAACCCCCGATTAAATTAGCTGGCTAGCCGGTAGTTTGGGTGGATCATATCGGCACAGCTATGTCTCCCCTACTGCAAGACCGAGTACCGTCTCGCAATAGACACTAGGATGGGCTGGCCCAATAACGCTAGTTCGGTATTTTTTTTTACCGAATAATGCTGGTTAGGATGGTTTGGAAGAAAGCTTCAATGCGAGTTTGGGTAGTCCGCTGTTTTGGTTGTGTctgttctgtttttttttttgaggaaagacAGTAGGGGGAAAACCCCTACTGCAAAATCATATATCTATGTAAATGGGAGGTTTACATAGACATATCAACTTACAACACATCACACAAGGAGTCAGCTCAACCTGATGTATGGCTGCTCCATCAAAAGGGAAAGAATAAGCTATACAATAGAAGTACAAAACGTGATGAGAGCAGTTCTATGTGCTGCTTTAACTCTATGTTGCAGAAGAGAGAAGTCTTCTTTGAACCGTGTGAGCCAGGATCCAACACTGGGGGCCAGGCCTCTGAAGTGTTGATTGTTCCTCTCTTTCCAAATGCTCCATGCTGCGGTTAGGAAAGTTTCATAGAAGAATGGGTTCGGCCAGCTTCCTTTTGTGTGTTGTAGAAGGTCAAGGCGGCAGGAGAAAGTTGGCCAAGAAATGTTGAGTCCCGCCCAGCAGCTTTGACTAAAAGGGCAAGAGAAGATCATGTGATCTACTGTCTCCTCAACATGGTGGTTGCATAGACCGCAATTGAAGTTGTTGCCAATGTTGTAATGCCTCCTCTTCAATATATTGCGAGTGTTGAGTCGATCATGGAACATGAGCCAACCGAAAACTTTGATTTTCATAGTGCATCTTGACTTCCAAAGTTGGTGAAatgcttggtgggaatctccatccctGAAGTAATTGTTGTAGTAGTCCTTTGGTTTGTAAAGCGTAGCCTCCCAAGAGTAGTGCCAAACATCATGCATAGATGTCGATGGAGAGGTCCACGTTGTTTGTCGTTGGATGTCCTGGATCTCATTAAGAGCCAGGGG
This window contains:
- the LOC123131575 gene encoding probable E3 ubiquitin-protein ligase WAVH2 isoform X1, with protein sequence MGSINKSIISFTDKICQSIVFLTDAGTLQRDTAQNVWLVPHTATNRAPLQEHKQQVLLELIGASSTSERSGLDLVAVLDISYSMTGANRLGRMKTAMQFVIRKLSPNDRLSIVTFSDDAQMLCHLRSMTQASKAHLEDLVDGLGVINMTNMEAGLKTGHQILDGRRIARGRVASIFVLSDGDQNKGDARTVDVSDVAVYTFGFGADSNHKVLGEIAMKSKGGTFNFVEDGESMSEPFSQILGGLLSIVVQDLKLTVSPKPGDSTIEKVNAGLYQQTKDTNTGSVTVSFGDLFAAELRNIMIDVLLPTVHRSKNVTVIIASCTYSINGKPFVSHEFRVTIRRTGSADPSSPISEAVLTEQVRQIYIEDLRQAITLADSVGLQGANTKLVEARNNLQLEQSNSMIDILRAQLDKLIELISSGMGLKALRACLLSMMMLHGRQRVTETGPVMGHKLYVTQFTDMSRKQAGDHEKDPAKVPPPASQDVEQAKVVRDQQGIKRPPAVVEAATCSWRTWWRDRKSHHESSRWAMVILCTVLAVAMIVIGVTLLAVYLLNMPKMPYLVVSDAQLGALRYAQQDGTIQYLQLPITILAENNNSKADATFSHVDLALQFHGVDVALLRTPAPFVVAAESSLALQYNVVSTGRRLDPAGMRSMDESLNAGMVPFDLRGKARARWKVGIFLKAHFWTRISCRLHFFFPGNSTVMPTDLRRCRSR
- the LOC123131575 gene encoding probable E3 ubiquitin-protein ligase WAVH2 isoform X2, translated to MSFHFDDEDQNVPYAYYTPGTLQRDTAQNVWLVPHTATNRAPLQEHKQQVLLELIGASSTSERSGLDLVAVLDISYSMTGANRLGRMKTAMQFVIRKLSPNDRLSIVTFSDDAQMLCHLRSMTQASKAHLEDLVDGLGVINMTNMEAGLKTGHQILDGRRIARGRVASIFVLSDGDQNKGDARTVDVSDVAVYTFGFGADSNHKVLGEIAMKSKGGTFNFVEDGESMSEPFSQILGGLLSIVVQDLKLTVSPKPGDSTIEKVNAGLYQQTKDTNTGSVTVSFGDLFAAELRNIMIDVLLPTVHRSKNVTVIIASCTYSINGKPFVSHEFRVTIRRTGSADPSSPISEAVLTEQVRQIYIEDLRQAITLADSVGLQGANTKLVEARNNLQLEQSNSMIDILRAQLDKLIELISSGMGLKALRACLLSMMMLHGRQRVTETGPVMGHKLYVTQFTDMSRKQAGDHEKDPAKVPPPASQDVEQAKVVRDQQGIKRPPAVVEAATCSWRTWWRDRKSHHESSRWAMVILCTVLAVAMIVIGVTLLAVYLLNMPKMPYLVVSDAQLGALRYAQQDGTIQYLQLPITILAENNNSKADATFSHVDLALQFHGVDVALLRTPAPFVVAAESSLALQYNVVSTGRRLDPAGMRSMDESLNAGMVPFDLRGKARARWKVGIFLKAHFWTRISCRLHFFFPGNSTVMPTDLRRCRSR